The Pseudomonas fluorescens nucleotide sequence CAGGCTGATCAGCAGCAGGGTGTCTTCGGCGGGATTGGAGCAGTATTCGATGAGTGCGGCGGCGCCCTTGTCACCCGGCTTGCCGGAAGGCAGGCGCAGCTCGAGCAGGCGCCTTTGGGCGAACAGCGACAGGCTGGCGCCGGCCTGGAGCAGGGTGCCCCAGTCGAAGTTGGCGTCGGCGCTGAACACCTGGCGTTCATCGAAACCTTGCTGGCGCGCCGCAGTGCGTACGGCATCGGCAGCTTCCTGGCACAGCAGCGGATCATCGCCACTGATCACGTAGACCGGCGCGAGGCTGCCTTGCAGGTGTTTATTGAGCTGGGCGGGAGTGAGTTTCATGATGGCAGACGGGGCACCGCAGTGCCCCGTTCATTCTCAGTTGACCGGCAGTTGCAGCGGCGACTGCTGAGGCGTTTCGTCCTGGGCGCGGCGGGCCGCTTCGAGGGCGTCGGCTTCGGCCTTGGCGCGCTCGTCAGCCTTTTGCTGCAGGCTGTCAAGCTGGCCTGGGGTCAGCAGCTGCAGGCGCACCAGCATGTTCTGCACCAGGTCGCGGCGCATTTCTACGCGGGTCTGGGTAGCTTCCTGCTGCGAGCCGGTGATGTTGTTGCCGTCATGCACGTAGATCTTGCGCACTTCCAGCTTGTCGTTTAGCAGATTGGTGTCGTTGTGGCCTTCGATGCTGTAGCTCAGTACCGTGGTCAGCTCGTATTCGGCCGAACGTCCCGAGCCGCCGGCATAGGTTGCGGCGCGCTGGGTTTCTTGCTCGTTGGTCAGCACCAGCTTGTAAGGCGCGCCTGCGTAGACTTTAACGCCACTGCTCTGCAGGGCCTGACGCAGCTGGGTCACGGTTTCGCCGTAGGCGTTACGTGCGCTCAGGTCCAGTTCCTTGATCGCAAGTTCGGTGTTGCCGGTACCGCGCAGCTGGAAACCACAGGCACTGAGCATCACGGCCAGGCCCATTACCAGCAGATTGCGTTTGATCATGTTGTAGCTCCCTTGTGGGCCGATTCTGTGCGCCGGCCCGCGCTGCGGCGGGCCGGCGTTCCTGTCAGTTGGCGACGATGTTGACCAGCTTGCCCGGTACCACGATGACCTTGCGGATGCTCAGGCCTTCGGTGAAGCGCAACACGTTTTCGTTGCTGCGCGCGGCGGCTTCGACTTCTTCGCGGCTGGCCGCAGCCGGCATTTCGATCTGGCCACGCAGTTTGCCGTTGACCTGGATGACCAGGACGATGCTGTCCTGGACCAGGGCGCTTTCGTCCAGTACCGGCCAGGCCGCATCGATAACGGCGCCCTGGTGACCCAGGCGCTGCCACAGCTCGTGGCTGATGTGCGGAGTGATCGGCGCCAGCAGCAGGGTGACGGCTTCCAGGCCTTCCTGCAGCAGGGCGCGGTCCTGTTCGCTGGCTTGCGGGGCTTTTTCCAGCACGTTCATCACGGTCATCACCTGGGCGATGGCGGTGTTGAACTTGTGGTGCTGGCCGACATCGGTGCTGGCCTGCTTGATGGCCGCGTGGATGGCACGGCGGATCACTTTTTGCCCGTCATCGAGGCTGGCGACATCCAGCTTGCCCGGCAGGCCCTGGGCCACATGGGCCTGAGCCAGGCGCCAGACGCGGCGAAGGAAGCGGTTGGCGCCTTCGACACCGGAGTCGGACCATTCCAGGCTCATGTCTGGCGGCGAGGCGAACATCATGAACAGGCGGCAGGTGTCGGCGCCGTAGGCTTCGATCATTGCCTGAGGGTCAACGCCGTTGTTCTTGGACTTGGACATCTTCTCGGTGCCGCCGATCTCGACCGGCAGGCCGTCGGTCTTCAGCGTGGCGCCGATGATCTTGGCCTTGGCATCGCGCTCGATTTCGACGTCGGCCGGGTTGAACCAGTCCTTGCCGCCGTTGCTGGCAACGCGGTAATAGGTTTCGGCGACGACCATGCCCTGGGTCAGCAGGTTCTTGAACGGCTCGTTGGAGGAGACCAGGCCTTCGTCGCGCATCAGCTTGTGGAAGAAACGCGCGTACAGCAGGTGCAGGATCGCGTGTTCGATACCGCCGATGTACTGGTCGACCGGCAGCCAGTGGTTGGCCGCTTTCGGATCGACCATGCCGCCTTCGTAGTTGGGCGAGGCGTAGCGGGCGAAGTACCACGACGACTCGACGAAGGTGTCCATGGTATCGGTTTCGCGCTTGGCCGCAGTGCCGCATTTCGGGCAACTGCACGCATAGAACTCGGGCATGCGCGCCAGTGGCGAGCCAGCGCCATCAGGGACGACGTCCTCTGGCAGGGTGACCGGCAGTTGCTCTTCCGGCACCGGCACATCGCCACAGGACGGGCAGTGGATGATCGGGATCGGGCAGCCCCAGTAACGCTGACGGCTGATGCCCCAGTCGCGCAGGCGGAACTGGGTGCGGGATTTGCCCAGCTCTTTCTTGATCAGCGCCACTTCGATGGCATCGAACGCGCCCTGGAAGTCCAGGCCGTCGAATTCGCCGGAGTTGATCAGTTGGCCGTGCTCGCCATAGGCGGCCAGCCACTCGCTGCCGACTTCATCGCCAGCGCTGGTGCGCACCACTGCCTTGAGCGGCAGGTTGTATTTGTGGGCGAACTCGAAATCGCGCTCGTCGTGAGCCGGAACAGCCATGACCGCGCCGTCGCCGTAGTGCATCAGCACGTAGTTGGCGACCCACACCGGCAGTTTTTCGCCGGTCAGCGGATGCTCGACGAACAGCGAGGTGGCCAGGCCCTTTTTCTCCTGGGTGGCGATGTCGGCTTCGGCGACGCTGCCGCTCTTGCACTCATCGATGAAGGCTTGCAGCTCTGGGTTGCCCTGGGCGGCCTGGGTGGCCAGCGGGTGCTCGGCGGCAACGGCCACATAGGTGGCGCCCATCAGGGTGTCTGGACGGGTGGTGAAGACTTTCAGGGCCCCGGCGTGGCCGATGCTGGCCTGGTCGTAGGGGAACTGCACTTCCATGCCACGGGACTTGCCGATCCAGTTACGCTGCATGGTCTTGACCTGCTCAGGCCAGCCCGGCAGTTCGTCGAGGCTATCCAGCAACTCGTCGGCGTAGTCGGTGATCTTGAAGTAGTACATCGGGATTTCGCGCTTCTCGATCAGCGCGCCCGAGCGCCAGCCGCGGCCATCGATGACCTGCTCGTTGGCGAGGACGGTCTGGTCGGCGGGGTCCCAGTTCACGGTACCGTTTTTACGATAGATCACGCCTTTTTCGAACAGGCGGGTGAACAGCCACTGTTCCCAGCGGTAGTAGTCCGGCTTGCAGGTGGTGACTTCACGCGACCAGTCGAAGGCCAGGCCCAGGCTCTTGAGCTGGGTCTTCATGTAGTCGATGTTTTCGTAGGTCCACTTGGCCGGCGCGACGTTGTTCTTCATCGCGGCGTTTTCCGCCGGCATGCCGAAGGCGTCCCAGCCCATTGGCTGCAGGACGTTCTTGCCGAGCATGCGCTGGTAACGGGCGATCACGTCACCGATGGTGTAGTTGCGCACGTGGCCCATATGTAGCTTGCCGCTTGGGTACGGGAACATCGATAGGCAGTAGTACGTGTCCTTGCCTGGCTGTTCACTGACTTCAAAAGACTTTCGCTCATCCCAGTAAGACTGGGCGGCGGCTTCGATTTCGCGGGGCTGATAGAGTTCGTGCATGGCTACTTTGCGCTGAGAAATGGGAGACCTTATCCAGGCAGCGATCAAACCGCTGCATCGGCAATCCGGTGTCAAGTATGGTGAACGCCCTAGCATACATGACCCCTGTCCACCGAGGGAAACCCTGATTGCACCGGCTGCGGCGCGGCGGGCCGTTGGTCGCGGCGTCCAGCTGCTTTTACGAGTAACGCTAAGCTCATGTGTGGGGGGAGATATATTTATCTTCAATGAGGTGAACGGATGGGAGAGTCGCAGCAACAAGCAACCAAACCGGAGCTTTACGAACGGCTGATCGATCGTCTGGGCCTGGCCCTCGAGGTCGCCAGAACCTCCGTTCGATTACGCGATGAAGTGCCTGCTGAATTGGAGTTGCGTGGTCTGAGCCGCGCTGAATTCGAAGTGATCAAAGCCTATCTGGAATCCCTTCCAGAGGGCGGGCATGGACGCGTCGGCGCATTGCCACAAACGCAGACGCCGCCTTCGGCCAGAATCGTCTGGCTCAAGGACAAGCGTTCCGCTACCACAGCAAAGTCCAGGACGCTGCAATTCAAGTAGCCGTTCGGGTTTTATCGGCGCAAGGCGGAGTGCGCCACAAGTGTAAAAAACTTCCCTGATCGGCACCTGACTATTGTTGCCAGGTGCCGATCCTCTTAGGCTGCGCACCTCCAAGGAGGTGTCCCGTGCCGATTCGCTATCTCATCAAACAAATGATCATGCCGCCTGGCGTGTTGTTCCTGTTGCTTATTGTTGCCTGGTGGCTACGCAAATCCTGGCCACGCCTGTCGGCCCTGTGCTTTGTCCTGGGCCTGGGTGGGCTGTGGCTGATGAGCCTGCCGATCGTGGTGGAGCAAGCCGCCCGGCAACTGGAAAGCGAGCCGGCGCTGGCCACCCGCCAATGGGCCGGGCTGGCTGCGCATGCCGATGCCATTGTCATCCTCGGCGCCGGCCGCGAACGCGGTGATCCGGCCTGGGATGCGCAGGACCAGCCCACGGGCGTGGCCATGGAGCGTATGCGTTACGCGGCGCAGTTGGCCAAGGCCTCGGGTTTGCCGGTGCTGACCAGCGGCGGCTTGCACTACGGTACCCCGCCCAGCGAAGCGCAGCTGATGGCCGACTCCCTGCAACGTGATCTGGGTGTGAGCGTGCGCTGGAAAGAAGAGCGCAGCCGCACCACCTGGGAGAACGCCCAGATGAGTGCCGAGCTGTTGCAGCCCTTGGGGATCAAACGCGTCGTGGTGGTCACCCAGGCCTGGCACATGCAGCGTTCACGCTGGAGCTTCGAGCAGGCCGGTTTTACCGTAGTGCCGGCGCCGGTGGGCTTTCTCGGCCGCGACCATGCCCGGCCATTCGGCGGCTGGCTGCCGGAAGGCAAGTCGCTGTGGCAGAGCGGCCAACTGCTCAATGAGGCAGTCGGCCTGCTCGGCTACAAGCTGTTCTACTAGACGGTCTTGGCGATCCGGCTGGCCAGCAGGGCCCAGCCCAGCAGTAGCGCACAGAGGATTACCAGCGGCCAGGAGCGCCATTGCAGGTACGGGGTGAGTTGCTGCATCGGTACCACCTCGCCGTAGAGGATGCCGCGCTCGAACTGCGGGATCTGCGCGGTGATCCGCCCGAACGGGTCGATCAGGCCGGTGACACCGTTGTTGGTGGCGCGGATCATCCAGCGTCCAGCCTCAAGCGCGCGCATCTGCGCCATCTGCAGGTGTTGCAGGGGGCCGATCGAGGTGCCGAACCAGGTGTCGTTGCTGATGGTCAGGAGGATGTCGCTGCGGGCCGCCAGGCTTGCTGCAAACTCCGGATAGACCACTTCGTAGCAGATGTACGGCGCGATCTGATAGCCCTTAGCCTGCAATAGCGGCTGGTCAGCCGGTCCGCGGGCAAAGTCCGACATTGGCAGGTCGAAGAAGGCGATCAGGCCGCGGAGCATGTCCTGCAGCGGTACGTACTCGCCGAACGGCACCAGTTTCTGCTTCAGGTAAGTGCCGTCGCCCTCACCGGTTACGGTAATGCCGTTGTAATAGCGCCGTTGCTGGTGCACCACTTCGCGCACCGGCACCCCGGTGATCAGCGCCGAATTACGCTCGGCGGCGAAGTTGCCCATCATGTCCAGATAACCCTGGGCCTGCTCCTTGAGGATCGGCACAGCGGTTTCCGGCCACACCAGCAGGTCGACCGGTTTCGAGCTGAAGCTCATGTCGCGGTACAGCGCCAGCTGGGCGTTGACGTGCTCCGGGTTCCACTTCAGTTCTTGTTCGACATTGCCTTGCAGTGCGGCAACGGTCAGCGGCTTGCCCGCTGGGCTGGTCCAGGCGTGGTTCTTCAGTGCCAGGCCGATTGCCCAGGGCGCCAGCAGCAGGGTGATGGCCACTGCCAGGAACGACTTGCGCTCGCGAAGGCGCGGCAGGTTGCACAGCAGCGCCGCGCACAGGGCCAGGCAGAACGAAATCAACCACATACCGCCCAGCGGCGCCAGGCCCGACAGCGGCCCGTCGAGTTGGCTGTAGCCGGAGTACAGCCAGGGGAAACCGGTAAGAAACCAGCCGCGGAACGCTTCCTGGCCCACCCACAGGGCGGCGAAGCACAAGGCATCGGCCAGCGGCGCCTCGTTGCGCCGTAACCAGCGCGCCCAGAGCCAGGCGGGCAGGGCGAAGAACCAGGCAATGGCGGCAAAGAAAGCCAGCAATAGCCCGGTAGCCAGCAACGGTGTGGCACCGCCATAGGTATTAATGCTGACGTAGATCCAGCTGGTACCGGCGGCGTACAGGCCAAAGCCGAAACACCAGCCGCGGCCCAGGGCCTGGCGCGGGCTGAGCTCGCGCAGGCCGAGGTAGAACAAGCCGGCCGCGAGCAGTGCCAGCGGCCAGATGTCGAATGGCGCCAGGGCCAGGGTGGTGATTGCACCGGCCGCCACGGCCAGCAGGTTACCGGGCCAGCCGGGGCGGGTGATCCAGCGCATGGTTGTCCTTAACGGGTGATAGGGGTCAGACGTAGCAGGTGAATTCGGCGGCTGTCGGCGTTGAGAATGCGGAATCGGTACGGGCCGATCTCGGTGGTCTCGTTACGCTTGGGCAGATGGCCAAAGGCGCTCATCACCAGGCCGCCAACGGTGTCGAACTCGTCGTCGGAGAACTGGCTGTCGAAGAACTCGTTGAAGTTCTCGATCGGCGTCAGCGCCTTGATCAGGAAGTCGCCACTGGGCAGCGGCTTGATGTAGCTGTCTTCCTCGACGTCATGCTCGTCTTCGATATCGCCGACGATCTGCTCGAGCACGTCTTCAATGGTCACCAGGCCTGCCACGCCGCCGTACTCGTCGATGACGATGGCCATGTGGTTGTGGTTGGCGCGAAATTCGCGCAGCAGCACGTTCAGGCGCTTGGACTCGGGCACGAAGGTGGCCGGGCGCAGCAGGTCCTTGATGTTGAAGCTGTCGCCATTCTCCTTGAGGATCAGCGGCAACAGGTCCTTGGCCAGCAGCACGCCGAGCACGTCGTCGTGACTTTCGCCAACGACCGGGTAGCGCGAGTGGGCGGCGTCGATCACCGCCGGCAGGAATTCACGCGGCGACTGGGTCGCCTTGATGCTCATCATTTGCGAGCGCGGCACCATGATGTCGCGTACCTGCAGGTCAGCGACCTGGATGGCACCCTCGACAATGGTCAGCGCCTCGCTGTCGAGCAGCTTGTTCTGATGCGCTTCGCGCAGCAGCTCAAGCAGCTCCTGGCGGTTTTTCGGCTCGTGGGCAAAAGCCTGGGTCAGTTTGCCCAGCCAGGACTTTTGCCCGTTGCTCGATCGATCTTCGCTCATGGCGGTTACTCGTGATCCTTTGCAGATATCAGTGTTGAATGTCGTCGTGTTCGTCGTCAGCGTACGGGTCCGGATGACCCAGTTCAGCTAGCAACGTTCGTTCCAGTGCTTCCATTTCCTCGGCCTCATCGTCCTCGATGTGGTCGTAGCCCAGCAGGTGCAGGCAACCGTGGATGACCAGATGCGCCCAGTGGGCTTCGAGTGCCTTGCCCTGTTCGGCGGCCTCGCGCTCGACCACGGCGATGCAGATCACCAGATCGCCCAGCAGCGGAATGTCGAGCAGCTCGTCAGGCACGTCGGCCGGGAAGGACAGCACGTTGGTGGCGTAGTCTTTGCCCCGCCAGGTGTGATTCAGTTCGCAGCCTTCGGCTTCATCGACCAGACGAATGGTCAGTTCCGAGTCGGCCGTGCGCTGGCGCAGTGCCAGCTCGCACCATTGGCGAAACTGCGCTTCGGTCGGGTGGTTCGCATCGCTTGCCAGTTGCAGATCGAGCTCAAGCATCGCGATGTTTGCCTTCGGTCGGGTTCTGCTGCTGGCTCTCGAAGCGCTCGTAAGCCTCGACAATGCGCTGTACCAAAGGGTGGCGAACCACGTCCTTGGGCTGGAAGTGCGTGAAGCTGATGCCCGGCACGCCCTTGAGCACCTCGATGACATGGGCCAGGCCCGACTTGGTGCCTCGCGGCAGGTCGACCTGGGTGATGTCACCGGTGATCACGGCGGTGGAGCCGAAACCGATACGGGTGAGGAACATCTTCATCTGCTCGACCGTGGTGTTCTGGCTTTCGTCGAGGATGATGAAGCTGTTGTTCAGGGTGCGGCCGCGCATGTAGGCCAACGGGGCAATCTCGATCACCTGGCGCTCGATCAGCTTGGCCACGTGTTCGAAGCCGAGCATCTCGTACAGCGCGTCATACAGCGGGCGCAGGTACGGGTCGATCTTCTGCGCCAGGTCACCGGGCAGGAAGCCGAGCTTCTCGCCCGCCTCAACTGCCGGGCGTACCAGCAGGATGCGCCGTACCTGTTCACGCTCCAGGGCGTCAACCGCGCAGGCCACGGCCAGGTACGTCTTGCCAGTACCGGCCGGGCCGATGCCGAAGTTGATGTCGTTGCCGAGGATTTCCTTCACATAGCGCTGCTGGTTCAGCCCGCGTGGACGAATCATGCCCTTGCGTGTGCGCAGGGAAACACTGACTTCGTTGACGGCCGGGTTTTCCAGCTCCTCGACGGCCGATTCCTGCAGGTACAGGTGGACCATTTCCGGCGACAGCTCGGTGGCCTGGGCCTCGCGATAGAGGCGGCGCAGCAGTTGCTCGGCAGAGGAGGTGTGTTTGGGTTCGCCGATCAGTTCGAACTGATTGCCGCGGTTGCGGATTTCGATGGCCAGGCGCTGTTCGATCAGGCGCAGATGCTCGTCGAATTGCCCGCACAGGTTGGCGAAGCGATGGGCCTCGAAGGGCTCGAGGATGAAACGATGTGGTTCGATAGGTGCGTTCAAGGTCGTTTTTCAGCCGCCCAACGGCAAAGGATATGGTCTCAAGGATAACCCTAGCCGCTGCAGGGCGAAAGCGCTGAAACGATCAAGGGTCGCCGGGCCTGTAACAAGGCCCGGCAGGACAGGTCAGTGGGCCAGCGAGCCGAACAGCGAGTGCGGGCGCGCGTCGTCGATATGGATGTCGACGAACTGGCCGATCAGCTTCGGATTGTCGCAGCGGAAGTTGACGATACGGTTATTCTCGGTGCGCCCCTGCAACTGGCCGGGGTCGCGGCGCGAGTAATCGGTGACGAGGATGCGCTGGACAGTCCCGACCATTTGTCGGCTGATCTCGAAGCCCTGGGTATCGAGGCGATGCTGCAGGGCCTTGAGGCGTTCCTTTTTTACCTCTTCCGGGGTTTCGTCCGGCAGGTCCGAGGCCGGGGTGCCCGGGCGCTGGCTGTAGACGAACGAGTAGGAGAAGTCGAAACCGACGTCGGCCACCAGCTTCATGGTCTGCTCGAAGTCTTTTTCGGTTTCGCCGGGGAAGCCGACGATGAAGTCCGAACTGATGCAGATGCCCGGCACTGCGGCCTTGAGTTTGCGCAGCTTGGACTTGTATTCGAGGGTCGTGTGGTTGCGCTTCATCGCCGCCAGCACCCGGTCGGAACCCGATTGCACCGGCAGGTGCAGGTGCTTGACCAGCTCCGGCACCTCGGCGTGGGCCTGGATCAGGCTGTCGGAAAACTCCAGCGGGTGCGAAGTGGTGTAGCGGATGCGGTCGATGCCATCGACGGCGGCGACCACGCGGATCAGCTCGGCAAGGTCCGCCAGGCGCCCGTCGTGGGTCTGGCCACGGTAGCCGTTGACGTTCTGCCCCAACAAGGTGATTTCGCGCACGCCGTTCTCGGCCAGGTGGATGACCTCGGCCAGTACATCGTCGAACGGCCGGCTGACTTCCTCGCCACGGGTGTAAGGCACCACGCAGAAGGTGCAGTACTTGCTGCAACCTTCCATCACCGAGACGTAGGCGGTGGGGCCATCGATGCGCGGCTCGGGCAGGTGGTCGAATTTTTCGATTTCCGGGAACGACACATCGACCTGGGGCAGGCGCGTGGTACGCGCCGCGTCGATCATTTCCGGCAGGCGGTGCAGGGTCTGCGGGCCAAAGACCACGTCGACATAGGGCGCGCGCTTGCGGATCGACTCGCCTTCCTGGCTGGCCACGCAGCCGCCGACGGCGATGACCATGTCCGGTTTCAGGTCCTTGAGTTCACGCCAACGGCCCAGTTGGGAGTACACCCGGTCCTGGGCGCGCTCGCGGATCGAGCAGGTGTTGAGCAGGATGACGTCGGCGTCTTCGGCGCGGGCCGTGACCTCGAGTGCTTGATGTTCACCCAGTAGATCGACCATGCGCGAGCTGTCGTACTCGTTCATCTGGCAACCGTGGGTTTCGATATAAAGCTTCTTGGCCATGGGAGATCATCTGGTAATTCGAAGAACCGCACATTATAAGGGCCCGGGGCGTTGGATCCTAGCGTTGTCGGCCCGGTGCCTATGTTATAGTTTGCGACTTATTTACCACCCATGATTGCCCCCGCCCAAAATGACCAAGCGCGAAGCTCCGATCTACAAAGTGATCTTTCTCAACCAGGGCCAGGTGTACGAGATGTACGCCAAACAGATCTATCAAAGCGATCTGTGGGGCTTTCTTGAGGTCGAGGAATTTGTCTTTGGCGAGCGCACCCAAGTGGTGGTCGACCCGAGTGAAGAAAAGCTCAAGGCCCAGTTCGAAGGCGTGACGCGCAGTTTTGTGCCGATGCACTCGATCGTGCGCATTGATGAGGTCGAGCGCCTGGGCACGCCGAAGATCAGCGAGGCGCGCGGTACTGGCAATGTGATGCCGTTCCCGATGCCCATGCCGGAAAAATAAGCAGGGTCTTAAGGCAGCGGTGCGAAAGGCGTGCGACCGTCGACGGTCTGTAGCTCCAGCAGGTACTTGCGGAAGATCTGCCCCAGCACCTGGGTGGCGACTTCCAGCTCATCACGGGGCATCTTGGCAGACACCTCGTCGGCCATGTCCAGCGCGTCTTCTGCGCCGTTGACCGCGGCCATCTTCAACACGATGTAGGCCTGCACATTGTTGGCTGCCACACCTTCACCCTTGTAGAACATGGTGCCCAAGCGGTATTGCGCCTCGGCGTGGCCTTGCAGCGAGGCTTGCTCGAAATAGCTCAGGGCTTGGTTGAGGTCGCGTGGGGTGTGGGTGCCTTCGTAGTAGAACTCACCCAGCTCGTACTGGGCCTGTGCGTCCCCGGATTTGGCCGCTTCCTGGCAGGCAGCGAGGGCTTGCGGCAGGTCTTCGGGCTGGGAATCGAGGGTGCAGCGGCCCGTTGCTGGAATCAGCAACGAGTTACCGCCTGCCGTGGCCAGCAGGGGCTGAAGAAGCAACAGGCAGCCCAGGGCGAGGGCGCGGCCGGTGCGGTTCATGGGGATCGACTTACCTCTGCAAAGCTGCGGCCAAAGTGTCTGGTGGCACATTATGGGATAAGCAGCGCCTACCTTACAAAGTCTTTACTCGATTTTCTGCTTTGCAAGGCCCCATCGCGGGGCAAGCCCGCTCCTGTAGGAGCGGGCTTGCCCCGCGATGGTTCACTGAATTTACAGCTTGGCGAAGGCCTTCTGCGCCGCATCCAGGGTGATTTGCAGCTCGGTTTCACCGTGGGCGATCGAGGTAAAGCCGGCTTCGAAGGCGCTTGGCGCCAGGTACACGCCGCCTTCGAGCATCAAGTGGAAGAAACGCTTGAAGCGCTCGGCATCGCTGGCCATGACGTCATCGAAGGTGACGATATCGTCGGCGCCACTGAAATACAGACCGAACATGCCGCCGGCCTGGGTGGTGACGAACGGGACCCCAGCAGCATCGGCGCGCTGCTGCAGGCCGTCGAGCAGGCGGCTGGTAAAGGCGCTCAGCTCGTCATGGAAGCCCGGGCGGCTGATCAGCTTGAGGGTGGTCAGGCCGGCGGCCATGGCCAGCGGGTTGCCCGACAGGGTACCGGCCTGGTAAACCGGACCCAGTGGCGCGATCTGTTCCATG carries:
- a CDS encoding DUF1820 family protein, producing MTKREAPIYKVIFLNQGQVYEMYAKQIYQSDLWGFLEVEEFVFGERTQVVVDPSEEKLKAQFEGVTRSFVPMHSIVRIDEVERLGTPKISEARGTGNVMPFPMPMPEK
- the lnt gene encoding apolipoprotein N-acyltransferase: MRWITRPGWPGNLLAVAAGAITTLALAPFDIWPLALLAAGLFYLGLRELSPRQALGRGWCFGFGLYAAGTSWIYVSINTYGGATPLLATGLLLAFFAAIAWFFALPAWLWARWLRRNEAPLADALCFAALWVGQEAFRGWFLTGFPWLYSGYSQLDGPLSGLAPLGGMWLISFCLALCAALLCNLPRLRERKSFLAVAITLLLAPWAIGLALKNHAWTSPAGKPLTVAALQGNVEQELKWNPEHVNAQLALYRDMSFSSKPVDLLVWPETAVPILKEQAQGYLDMMGNFAAERNSALITGVPVREVVHQQRRYYNGITVTGEGDGTYLKQKLVPFGEYVPLQDMLRGLIAFFDLPMSDFARGPADQPLLQAKGYQIAPYICYEVVYPEFAASLAARSDILLTISNDTWFGTSIGPLQHLQMAQMRALEAGRWMIRATNNGVTGLIDPFGRITAQIPQFERGILYGEVVPMQQLTPYLQWRSWPLVILCALLLGWALLASRIAKTV
- a CDS encoding YdcF family protein — translated: MPIRYLIKQMIMPPGVLFLLLIVAWWLRKSWPRLSALCFVLGLGGLWLMSLPIVVEQAARQLESEPALATRQWAGLAAHADAIVILGAGRERGDPAWDAQDQPTGVAMERMRYAAQLAKASGLPVLTSGGLHYGTPPSEAQLMADSLQRDLGVSVRWKEERSRTTWENAQMSAELLQPLGIKRVVVVTQAWHMQRSRWSFEQAGFTVVPAPVGFLGRDHARPFGGWLPEGKSLWQSGQLLNEAVGLLGYKLFY
- a CDS encoding HlyC/CorC family transporter; this encodes MSEDRSSNGQKSWLGKLTQAFAHEPKNRQELLELLREAHQNKLLDSEALTIVEGAIQVADLQVRDIMVPRSQMMSIKATQSPREFLPAVIDAAHSRYPVVGESHDDVLGVLLAKDLLPLILKENGDSFNIKDLLRPATFVPESKRLNVLLREFRANHNHMAIVIDEYGGVAGLVTIEDVLEQIVGDIEDEHDVEEDSYIKPLPSGDFLIKALTPIENFNEFFDSQFSDDEFDTVGGLVMSAFGHLPKRNETTEIGPYRFRILNADSRRIHLLRLTPITR
- a CDS encoding tetratricopeptide repeat protein; its protein translation is MNRTGRALALGCLLLLQPLLATAGGNSLLIPATGRCTLDSQPEDLPQALAACQEAAKSGDAQAQYELGEFYYEGTHTPRDLNQALSYFEQASLQGHAEAQYRLGTMFYKGEGVAANNVQAYIVLKMAAVNGAEDALDMADEVSAKMPRDELEVATQVLGQIFRKYLLELQTVDGRTPFAPLP
- the lptE gene encoding LPS assembly lipoprotein LptE encodes the protein MIKRNLLVMGLAVMLSACGFQLRGTGNTELAIKELDLSARNAYGETVTQLRQALQSSGVKVYAGAPYKLVLTNEQETQRAATYAGGSGRSAEYELTTVLSYSIEGHNDTNLLNDKLEVRKIYVHDGNNITGSQQEATQTRVEMRRDLVQNMLVRLQLLTPGQLDSLQQKADERAKAEADALEAARRAQDETPQQSPLQLPVN
- the miaB gene encoding tRNA (N6-isopentenyl adenosine(37)-C2)-methylthiotransferase MiaB; protein product: MAKKLYIETHGCQMNEYDSSRMVDLLGEHQALEVTARAEDADVILLNTCSIRERAQDRVYSQLGRWRELKDLKPDMVIAVGGCVASQEGESIRKRAPYVDVVFGPQTLHRLPEMIDAARTTRLPQVDVSFPEIEKFDHLPEPRIDGPTAYVSVMEGCSKYCTFCVVPYTRGEEVSRPFDDVLAEVIHLAENGVREITLLGQNVNGYRGQTHDGRLADLAELIRVVAAVDGIDRIRYTTSHPLEFSDSLIQAHAEVPELVKHLHLPVQSGSDRVLAAMKRNHTTLEYKSKLRKLKAAVPGICISSDFIVGFPGETEKDFEQTMKLVADVGFDFSYSFVYSQRPGTPASDLPDETPEEVKKERLKALQHRLDTQGFEISRQMVGTVQRILVTDYSRRDPGQLQGRTENNRIVNFRCDNPKLIGQFVDIHIDDARPHSLFGSLAH
- the leuS gene encoding leucine--tRNA ligase; this translates as MHELYQPREIEAAAQSYWDERKSFEVSEQPGKDTYYCLSMFPYPSGKLHMGHVRNYTIGDVIARYQRMLGKNVLQPMGWDAFGMPAENAAMKNNVAPAKWTYENIDYMKTQLKSLGLAFDWSREVTTCKPDYYRWEQWLFTRLFEKGVIYRKNGTVNWDPADQTVLANEQVIDGRGWRSGALIEKREIPMYYFKITDYADELLDSLDELPGWPEQVKTMQRNWIGKSRGMEVQFPYDQASIGHAGALKVFTTRPDTLMGATYVAVAAEHPLATQAAQGNPELQAFIDECKSGSVAEADIATQEKKGLATSLFVEHPLTGEKLPVWVANYVLMHYGDGAVMAVPAHDERDFEFAHKYNLPLKAVVRTSAGDEVGSEWLAAYGEHGQLINSGEFDGLDFQGAFDAIEVALIKKELGKSRTQFRLRDWGISRQRYWGCPIPIIHCPSCGDVPVPEEQLPVTLPEDVVPDGAGSPLARMPEFYACSCPKCGTAAKRETDTMDTFVESSWYFARYASPNYEGGMVDPKAANHWLPVDQYIGGIEHAILHLLYARFFHKLMRDEGLVSSNEPFKNLLTQGMVVAETYYRVASNGGKDWFNPADVEIERDAKAKIIGATLKTDGLPVEIGGTEKMSKSKNNGVDPQAMIEAYGADTCRLFMMFASPPDMSLEWSDSGVEGANRFLRRVWRLAQAHVAQGLPGKLDVASLDDGQKVIRRAIHAAIKQASTDVGQHHKFNTAIAQVMTVMNVLEKAPQASEQDRALLQEGLEAVTLLLAPITPHISHELWQRLGHQGAVIDAAWPVLDESALVQDSIVLVIQVNGKLRGQIEMPAAASREEVEAAARSNENVLRFTEGLSIRKVIVVPGKLVNIVAN
- the ybeY gene encoding rRNA maturation RNase YbeY, whose amino-acid sequence is MLELDLQLASDANHPTEAQFRQWCELALRQRTADSELTIRLVDEAEGCELNHTWRGKDYATNVLSFPADVPDELLDIPLLGDLVICIAVVEREAAEQGKALEAHWAHLVIHGCLHLLGYDHIEDDEAEEMEALERTLLAELGHPDPYADDEHDDIQH
- a CDS encoding PhoH family protein — encoded protein: MNAPIEPHRFILEPFEAHRFANLCGQFDEHLRLIEQRLAIEIRNRGNQFELIGEPKHTSSAEQLLRRLYREAQATELSPEMVHLYLQESAVEELENPAVNEVSVSLRTRKGMIRPRGLNQQRYVKEILGNDINFGIGPAGTGKTYLAVACAVDALEREQVRRILLVRPAVEAGEKLGFLPGDLAQKIDPYLRPLYDALYEMLGFEHVAKLIERQVIEIAPLAYMRGRTLNNSFIILDESQNTTVEQMKMFLTRIGFGSTAVITGDITQVDLPRGTKSGLAHVIEVLKGVPGISFTHFQPKDVVRHPLVQRIVEAYERFESQQQNPTEGKHRDA